The genomic window GTGAAAATTCACACCAACAAGCAGCTTTTTACAAAAACTCAATGGCAACAGATTATTCAATTGCCTCAGCTAAACAATTGCATGGTAAGGAACTTTCATACAACAATATTCGCGATGCTGATGCTGCCATTAAGATCGTTTCAGACTTTGACACTCCATGTGTTGTTGCCTTAAAGCATATGAACCCTTGTGGTATCGGAATTGATGACAATGACATCTATGCAGCATGGCAAAAAGCTTACACTGCAGATAAAATTTCTATTTTCGGTGGAATCATCGTAGTCAATCGAGAAGTCGATAAGAAGATTGCCGAAGAAATGCACAAGATCTTCTTGGAAATTGTTATTGCACCAAGCTTTACAGATGAAGCTTTGGAAATTCTTGAAAGCAAGAAAAACATTCGTCTAATGACACTTGATTTCAGTAAGGCTAAAGATGCTGACAAGCATGAATACACATCAGTTCTTGGTGGTATGTTGATACAAGAAAGAGACACTGTTGTCGATAGTTTTGATGATTTTGAAGTTGTTACTGAAAAGCAACCAACTGAAGAAGAAAAGAAAGCTTTGTTATTTGCTCAAAAAGTTGTTAAGCACGTTAAGAGTAATGCCATCACTGTTACAACCACAGACATGACCTTAGGTATTGGTGCCGGACAAATGAACCGTATCGGTTCAGCAAAGATTGCGATTGAAGAAGCCGAAGAAAATGGCAACATTAAGAAACCATTCGTAATGGGCTCAGATGCGTTCTTCCCAATGGATGACTGTGTGCAATTTGCTGCTGAAAATGGTATTACAGCCATTATCCAACCAGGTGGTTC from Companilactobacillus sp. includes these protein-coding regions:
- the purH gene encoding bifunctional phosphoribosylaminoimidazolecarboxamide formyltransferase/IMP cyclohydrolase; translated protein: MKNALISVSDKTGIVEFAKGLIDAGYSIISTGGTYKKLQENDIKVTEIDEVTGFPEILDGRVKTLHPKVHAGLLAKRSNKEHMETLKELNINTIDLVCVNLYPFKETISKENVELPDAIEQIDIGGPSMLRSASKNFESVYVVVDKNDYDSVLAEINNDGDDKVAFRQKLAAKAFRHTAEYDGIISNYLTNIAGIEFPETKTIPLEFKQSLRYGENSHQQAAFYKNSMATDYSIASAKQLHGKELSYNNIRDADAAIKIVSDFDTPCVVALKHMNPCGIGIDDNDIYAAWQKAYTADKISIFGGIIVVNREVDKKIAEEMHKIFLEIVIAPSFTDEALEILESKKNIRLMTLDFSKAKDADKHEYTSVLGGMLIQERDTVVDSFDDFEVVTEKQPTEEEKKALLFAQKVVKHVKSNAITVTTTDMTLGIGAGQMNRIGSAKIAIEEAEENGNIKKPFVMGSDAFFPMDDCVQFAAENGITAIIQPGGSIHDQDSIDMANKYGISMVCTGRRHFKH